One Brassica napus cultivar Da-Ae chromosome A1, Da-Ae, whole genome shotgun sequence genomic region harbors:
- the LOC106386445 gene encoding uncharacterized protein LOC106386445, which produces MSPKMRSIFAQVHRKSVSMGSRRNFSSSAGDRKASSESNVAGFEMANEFSFVDSVKLGLFAWGSLGMYKLYKYYYPKLLICQEEYKILVQRQHELYAQIKMDNNSRKPHFEEMFYAVNIEQNNE; this is translated from the exons ATGTCGCCGAAAATGAGATCGATCTTTGCTCAG GTACATCGTAAATCGGTTTCGATGGGGTCTCGCCGGAATTTCTCTTCATCCGCAGGTGACAGGAAAG CTTCTTCAGAGTCGAACGTTGCTGGTTTTGAGATGGCTAATGAGTTTAGCTTTGTCGATTCGGTGAAACTTGGATTATTTGCTTGGGGATCTTTGG GGATGTACAAGCTTTATAAATACTACTATCCCAAGTTGCTGATATGTCAGGAAGAATATAAAATCCTGGTACAACGTCAGCACGAACTG TATGCGCAGATCAAGATGGATAATAATTCTCGCAAGCCTCACTTTGAAGAAATGTTTTATGCTGTGAACATCGAACAAAATAATGAATAG